The following proteins come from a genomic window of Leptospira bandrabouensis:
- a CDS encoding TetR/AcrR family transcriptional regulator, which yields MAAKKKITQKTAGRPRSEDLEPLVLKTTYEMLAKKGYHGFSIDDIVLETGVAKTTIYRRWPSKAHLAMSTVTHMISPYLEFPKEVPFAKAILDQMDALSGVFSGKFGRVISTLIGAGQQDVELADSILENYLLPRRNAAKQFFHHAIETKQIRFLSDSDIDVCMDILYGTLYFRLLLKHEKPKFQDLRPWLESFLHKLQN from the coding sequence GAACCTTTGGTCCTAAAAACCACTTATGAAATGTTAGCAAAAAAAGGTTATCACGGTTTTTCCATTGATGATATTGTTTTGGAAACGGGTGTTGCTAAAACTACGATCTATAGGCGTTGGCCAAGTAAAGCCCATTTAGCGATGAGTACGGTCACTCATATGATTTCACCTTATTTAGAATTTCCAAAAGAAGTCCCTTTTGCAAAAGCGATACTTGACCAAATGGATGCACTTTCAGGAGTTTTTTCAGGGAAATTTGGAAGAGTGATTTCCACTTTGATTGGAGCCGGGCAACAGGATGTTGAATTAGCAGATTCAATTTTAGAAAACTATTTACTACCTAGAAGAAATGCGGCAAAACAGTTTTTCCACCATGCCATAGAGACAAAACAAATCCGATTTCTCTCTGATTCAGATATTGATGTTTGTATGGACATACTCTATGGAACACTTTATTTTCGGTTGTTACTTAAACATGAAAAACCAAAGTTTCAAGATCTTAGGCCTTGGTTAGAAAGTTTTTTGCATAAACTGCAGAATTAA